A single genomic interval of Halorubrum aethiopicum harbors:
- a CDS encoding peptidase, producing MLTAALLLGVVVLAFLAVAVGPLYAADRFRELREPTEPERAALDELRHQAGLGVDRVAIVGGDEGDSIDVSVEGPPRRRVLFVTEAVLGDLGEDVAVGLLAAEAGRVGTYYAEFRAAAVAVVVGILAGIVTATVPFDAGFLALVAIGLAAFWAGRRVQYAADDRAADAVGAARVADAFERVAERRGIEPETGDWSTWFEVQPPLGDRIAALSERAEREAAGTAEADDDPGPTRNA from the coding sequence ATGCTCACGGCCGCGCTCCTCCTCGGCGTCGTCGTCCTCGCGTTCCTCGCCGTCGCGGTCGGTCCGCTGTACGCGGCGGATCGGTTTCGGGAGCTCCGGGAACCGACCGAGCCCGAGCGCGCCGCGCTCGACGAGCTCCGTCACCAGGCCGGCCTCGGCGTCGACCGGGTCGCGATCGTGGGCGGCGACGAGGGCGACTCGATCGACGTCTCGGTCGAGGGGCCGCCGCGCCGACGGGTGCTCTTCGTCACCGAGGCCGTCCTCGGGGACCTCGGGGAGGACGTCGCCGTCGGCCTCCTCGCCGCCGAGGCGGGCCGCGTCGGGACGTACTACGCCGAGTTCCGCGCCGCCGCGGTCGCCGTCGTCGTCGGGATCCTCGCCGGGATCGTGACCGCGACCGTCCCCTTCGACGCCGGCTTTCTCGCCCTCGTCGCGATCGGGCTCGCCGCCTTCTGGGCGGGGCGACGCGTCCAGTACGCCGCCGACGACCGCGCCGCCGACGCGGTGGGGGCCGCCAGGGTCGCGGACGCCTTCGAGCGCGTCGCGGAACGGCGCGGGATCGAGCCGGAGACCGGCGACTGGTCGACGTGGTTCGAGGTCCAACCCCCGCTCGGGGACCGGATCGCGGCGCTGAGCGAGCGGGCGGAGCGGGAGGCCGCCGGGACCGCGGAGGCGGACGACGATCCCGGACCGACCCGCAACGCCTAA
- a CDS encoding nucleotide-binding protein, with translation MILAVAGGKGGVGKTTLAYNVAAALDAVVVDADLGMADLPAGRGPDLHDVLAGRAAVAETLRPGPVDVIPCGRTLAGARASDLTRLADAVDDLERVHDTVVIDCPAGRRADAGVPLAVADACLAVVSPRAFALADAIRTRELASELDAGLVACAVNRVVEEPPTDAIADALGAPAAVVPADPRVGRSVVGERPVVDAAPDSAAADAVREIARRVPR, from the coding sequence GTGATACTCGCCGTCGCGGGCGGCAAGGGCGGGGTGGGGAAGACGACGCTCGCGTACAACGTCGCGGCCGCGCTGGACGCGGTCGTCGTCGACGCCGACCTCGGCATGGCGGACCTCCCGGCCGGTCGAGGCCCCGACCTCCACGACGTGCTCGCCGGGCGCGCGGCGGTCGCGGAGACGCTCCGTCCCGGTCCGGTCGACGTGATCCCCTGCGGCCGAACGCTCGCCGGCGCGCGGGCGTCGGACCTGACCCGCCTCGCTGACGCCGTCGACGACCTCGAACGGGTCCACGACACCGTCGTGATCGACTGTCCGGCGGGACGGCGCGCCGACGCGGGCGTCCCGCTGGCGGTCGCCGACGCCTGTCTCGCGGTCGTCTCCCCGCGGGCGTTCGCGCTGGCCGACGCGATCCGGACGCGGGAGCTGGCGAGCGAGCTCGACGCGGGGCTCGTCGCCTGCGCGGTCAACCGGGTCGTCGAGGAGCCCCCGACGGACGCCATCGCGGACGCGCTCGGCGCGCCGGCCGCGGTCGTCCCGGCCGACCCTCGTGTCGGCCGCTCCGTCGTCGGGGAACGTCCCGTCGTCGACGCCGCCCCCGACAGCGCCGCCGCCGACGCGGTTCGCGAGATCGCGCGTCGAGTTCCCCGGTGA
- a CDS encoding DUF7857 domain-containing protein produces MSVDLSWTVDREGGARFVACRVHNAAAVPRRVRVRSRIDGPVLPPRRSGVPEAGWDAAGVTLRLEPGERRGVGFAAVAPADGSIADPPVEIADANPIDDADRPAVTADAAVRSLGDHRPPRDVLVDPRRMDPLAAAEDRGENGVVVDATPSTEDDVASMSEDGAAPSVEDDVAPSIEDDATRSDDRTPSGSTGDDAGDVDDVDDADDVDHETEPRDPRSDPEASPVVPPEADGLAEPLERSERRLEGIEHRIERAERLTDADLATATDAVDRLGGAEAVAILEERVADDATALRRLSERAASLAARAEETDVPTDALERLA; encoded by the coding sequence ATGAGCGTGGATCTCTCCTGGACCGTCGACCGAGAGGGCGGCGCTCGGTTCGTCGCCTGCCGCGTCCACAACGCCGCCGCGGTTCCCCGACGCGTGCGCGTCCGGAGCCGGATCGACGGACCCGTCCTCCCGCCGCGGCGGTCGGGGGTTCCGGAGGCGGGCTGGGACGCCGCGGGCGTGACGCTCCGTCTCGAGCCGGGCGAGCGCCGCGGCGTCGGGTTCGCCGCGGTCGCGCCGGCGGACGGATCGATCGCCGACCCGCCGGTCGAGATCGCGGACGCCAACCCGATCGACGACGCCGACCGGCCCGCCGTCACGGCGGACGCGGCGGTCCGGTCCCTCGGCGATCACCGTCCGCCCCGTGACGTCCTCGTCGACCCCCGACGGATGGACCCGCTCGCCGCGGCCGAAGATCGCGGGGAGAACGGGGTCGTCGTCGACGCGACACCGTCGACCGAGGACGATGTGGCATCGATGAGCGAGGACGGTGCGGCACCGTCGGTTGAGGACGATGTGGCACCGTCGATCGAGGACGATGCGACTCGGTCGGACGATCGTACGCCTTCCGGATCGACCGGCGACGACGCTGGCGACGTAGATGACGTTGATGACGCGGACGACGTTGACCACGAGACGGAACCTCGCGATCCTCGATCGGATCCCGAGGCCTCCCCCGTCGTTCCGCCGGAAGCGGACGGGCTCGCCGAACCGCTCGAGCGGTCGGAACGCCGCCTCGAGGGGATCGAGCACCGGATCGAGCGAGCGGAGCGGTTGACCGACGCCGACCTCGCGACGGCGACCGACGCGGTCGACCGCCTCGGCGGCGCGGAGGCGGTCGCGATCCTCGAGGAGCGCGTCGCGGACGACGCGACGGCGCTCCGGCGACTGAGCGAGCGCGCGGCGTCGCTGGCTGCGCGCGCGGAGGAGACGGACGTGCCGACCGACGCGCTGGAGCGGCTCGCGTGA
- a CDS encoding DUF7856 family protein, with the protein MTALGTEGGPDAGSHDAPIPNPEAVLGRVPTGTSLRRELAAAARSRGRTASVDDEIAAIHADLTAIEVPEVDLESARRRLADATGEEGRLKERVAALRGDVRARRAVDADPAEALADLESAAAELSEAQTDRIAAEQTLTRERERAAATRDERERRLALRDRLGNRERDARAELALAVYPAFREALSAVPGGDPAIAGATPSEYGGSDLAASLAAIRIAEIEGPVSLRPAAASFLDARDEMDLETVLGVPVTRPDL; encoded by the coding sequence GTGACCGCTCTCGGAACCGAGGGCGGGCCGGACGCCGGCTCCCACGACGCGCCGATCCCGAACCCGGAGGCCGTTCTCGGTCGGGTTCCGACCGGGACGAGCCTCCGTCGGGAGCTCGCCGCCGCGGCCCGCTCTCGCGGCCGGACCGCGTCCGTCGACGACGAGATCGCGGCGATCCACGCGGACCTGACGGCGATCGAGGTCCCGGAGGTCGACCTCGAGAGCGCTCGACGGCGGCTCGCCGACGCCACCGGCGAGGAGGGTCGCCTGAAGGAGCGCGTCGCGGCGCTCCGCGGCGACGTCCGGGCCCGTCGGGCGGTCGACGCCGACCCCGCGGAGGCGCTCGCGGACCTCGAGTCGGCCGCGGCGGAGCTGTCGGAGGCACAGACCGACCGGATCGCCGCCGAACAGACCCTCACACGGGAGCGCGAACGGGCGGCCGCGACCCGCGACGAACGCGAGCGACGGCTCGCCCTCCGCGATCGGCTGGGAAACCGGGAGCGGGACGCGCGGGCGGAACTCGCGCTCGCGGTGTATCCCGCGTTCCGCGAGGCGTTGTCGGCGGTTCCGGGAGGCGATCCGGCGATCGCCGGCGCGACCCCGAGCGAGTACGGTGGCTCCGACCTCGCCGCCTCGCTCGCGGCGATACGGATCGCGGAGATCGAGGGGCCGGTGAGCCTCCGTCCGGCGGCCGCCTCGTTCCTCGACGCGCGGGACGAGATGGACCTCGAGACGGTCCTCGGCGTTCCCGTGACTCGGCCGGACCTTTAG
- a CDS encoding DUF7855 family protein codes for MLLVVTYSEAARTGLRNACRRHGDQVVRRFGRAALLEATAYGAFLALRLRESHGDAVQIERTEPFNEFALVDDAVREAASAYADRDARSTPYASFAAGTDHPDPEAMKRREL; via the coding sequence GTGTTACTGGTCGTGACGTACTCGGAAGCGGCCCGGACCGGGCTCCGCAACGCGTGCCGCCGCCACGGCGACCAGGTGGTCCGGCGGTTCGGCCGCGCGGCGCTGCTCGAGGCGACCGCGTACGGCGCGTTCCTGGCGCTGCGGCTACGCGAGAGCCACGGCGACGCCGTCCAGATCGAGCGGACCGAACCGTTCAACGAGTTCGCGCTCGTCGACGACGCGGTCAGGGAAGCCGCGAGCGCCTACGCCGACCGGGACGCGAGGTCGACGCCGTACGCGTCGTTCGCCGCCGGCACGGATCACCCGGATCCCGAAGCGATGAAGCGCCGAGAGCTGTGA
- a CDS encoding DUF7854 family protein, giving the protein MDRISALRNVEDALRAFENGEEDLSGTERRVAAVLRTYATEFDGEDAVFRAVGDPPVDGRVVVAPSEPAARERVLAAAGIDRARDADSGSDPDLPEFDLERV; this is encoded by the coding sequence ATGGACCGGATCTCCGCGCTGCGGAACGTCGAGGACGCCCTCCGCGCGTTCGAGAACGGCGAGGAGGACCTCTCGGGGACGGAGCGGCGCGTCGCGGCCGTGCTCCGGACGTACGCGACGGAGTTCGACGGCGAGGACGCCGTCTTCCGCGCGGTCGGCGACCCGCCGGTCGACGGACGCGTCGTCGTCGCGCCCTCCGAGCCGGCGGCGCGGGAGCGGGTGCTGGCGGCCGCCGGGATCGACCGCGCTCGGGATGCGGACTCGGGATCCGATCCCGATCTCCCGGAGTTCGACCTCGAGCGCGTCTAA
- a CDS encoding LAGLIDADG family homing endonuclease — MAQAGNQDLTERFIQFYRNYYREEIGTLAQKYPNEQRSLYVEYDDLFQFDRDLAEDFLTKPDQMREYAEEALRLYDLPADVSLGRAHVRLRNLPENIDIRGIRVHDDHIGKLVSVQGIVRKATDVRPKVTEAAFECQRCGTMTYIPQSDGGFQEPHECQGCERQGPFRVNFDQSEFIDSQKLRIQESPEGLRGGETPQSLDVDIVDDVTGKVSPGDHVTCVGVLHIEQVEQGNEKSAIFDLYMDGVSIAIEDEEFEDMDITDEDRREIIELSNRDDIYEAMVDSIAPAIYGYEEEKLAMILQLFSGVTKHLPDGSRIRGDLHMLLIGDPGTGKCVAGDTNVLLNDGREVPIRELVERNLDDLKPVDDGVWDSVDFEVPALQEDGAVGASRATKVWKREAPEEMYRVETASGRELDVTPSHPLFVQRDGQFAPVRAEELEAGEFVATPARLDVDANDTLDVDFRKAQSYNAVRLDAPERWTPALSRLIGYIVAEGYVEKRDDHSGFVSITNDDEEVLEDARNTLDDLNLETTTRKPHDGKSARELLCSAGEFVSFLNEIDEALLKSSAEKRVPPRLAGASDEITAAFVEGFIEGEGHVSASQREITVASMSEELLEGVRSLLLQHAITSQLHERHNGSYRLRISGAQFDRYVTEIGFVTERKQSAAEEHLETDRNTNVDVIPNVGPTLRRLRESLGLTQYECGVPRSTYRHYEAESRKPSRQALKRIVDAFEDACGSPVDGDTDVLAKTDGGATARNIAALRRLAESDIRWDRIESIERVESEDEWVYDLEVEGTHNYVSNGVVSHNSQMISYVENIAPRSVYTSGKGSSAAGLTAAAVRDDFGDGQQWSLEAGALVLADKGIAAVDELDKMDSSDRSAMHEGLEQQKISVSKAGINATLKARCSLLGAANPKYGRFDQYEPIGEQIDLEPALISRFDLIFTVTDQPDPEHDSRLAKHIIKTNYAGELNTQREELATSEFTSDQVAEVTQEVAPAIDAELLRKYIAHAKRSCYPTMTEEAKELIEEFYVDLRSKGADEDAPVPVTARKLEALVRLSEASARVRLSDTVDREDADRATDIVESCLQDIGVDPETGQFDADVVETGTSKSQRDRIKNIKGLIADIETEYEEGAPVDEVLDRAGEIGMDPGKAEQEIEKLRTKGEVYEPQQGHLRTT; from the coding sequence ATGGCTCAGGCCGGGAATCAGGACCTCACGGAGCGGTTCATTCAGTTCTACCGCAACTACTACCGCGAGGAGATAGGCACCCTCGCACAGAAGTATCCCAACGAGCAGCGCTCGCTGTACGTCGAGTACGACGACCTCTTCCAGTTCGACCGCGACCTCGCCGAGGACTTCCTCACGAAGCCGGACCAGATGCGCGAGTACGCCGAGGAGGCGCTGCGGCTCTACGACCTCCCCGCCGACGTCAGCCTCGGGCGCGCCCACGTCCGCCTCCGGAACCTGCCCGAGAACATCGACATCCGCGGGATCCGCGTCCACGACGACCACATCGGCAAGCTCGTCTCCGTCCAGGGGATCGTCCGCAAGGCGACCGACGTCCGCCCGAAGGTGACGGAGGCGGCCTTCGAGTGTCAGCGCTGCGGGACGATGACGTACATTCCCCAAAGCGACGGCGGCTTCCAGGAGCCCCACGAGTGTCAGGGGTGTGAACGCCAGGGCCCCTTCCGCGTCAACTTCGACCAGTCGGAGTTCATCGACTCCCAGAAGCTCCGGATCCAGGAGTCGCCCGAGGGGCTCCGCGGCGGCGAGACGCCCCAGTCGCTCGACGTCGACATCGTCGACGACGTTACCGGAAAGGTGAGCCCCGGCGACCACGTCACCTGCGTCGGCGTCCTCCACATCGAGCAGGTCGAGCAGGGCAACGAGAAGTCCGCCATCTTCGATCTGTACATGGACGGCGTCTCCATCGCCATCGAGGACGAGGAGTTCGAGGACATGGACATCACCGACGAGGACCGCCGCGAGATCATCGAGCTCTCCAACCGTGACGACATCTACGAGGCGATGGTCGACTCCATCGCGCCCGCCATCTACGGCTACGAGGAGGAGAAGCTCGCGATGATCCTCCAGCTCTTTTCGGGGGTCACCAAACACCTCCCCGACGGGTCGCGGATCCGCGGCGACCTCCACATGCTCCTCATTGGCGACCCAGGTACCGGAAAGTGTGTTGCTGGTGATACGAATGTGCTCCTCAACGATGGGCGAGAGGTTCCGATACGCGAGCTGGTTGAGCGAAACCTCGACGACCTGAAGCCCGTCGACGACGGCGTCTGGGACAGTGTCGATTTCGAAGTTCCCGCGCTTCAGGAGGACGGCGCCGTCGGGGCGTCCCGCGCCACAAAAGTCTGGAAGAGAGAGGCGCCAGAAGAGATGTATCGGGTCGAAACGGCATCGGGCCGTGAACTTGACGTGACGCCGTCTCATCCGCTGTTCGTCCAGCGAGACGGCCAGTTCGCTCCGGTCCGTGCCGAGGAGCTGGAAGCAGGTGAGTTCGTGGCGACACCTGCTCGGCTCGACGTGGACGCCAACGACACGCTCGACGTCGATTTCCGGAAGGCGCAGTCGTACAATGCTGTCCGTCTCGACGCGCCCGAGCGGTGGACGCCAGCGCTCTCCCGGCTAATTGGATACATCGTTGCTGAAGGCTACGTCGAGAAACGCGACGACCACTCGGGGTTCGTTTCCATCACGAACGACGACGAGGAGGTCCTCGAAGACGCGCGGAACACGCTCGACGACCTCAACCTCGAAACGACCACCAGGAAGCCACACGATGGCAAGAGCGCGCGGGAGTTGCTGTGTTCCGCCGGCGAATTCGTCAGTTTCCTCAACGAAATCGATGAAGCGCTACTGAAGAGCTCCGCTGAAAAGCGCGTCCCGCCGAGGCTCGCAGGCGCATCCGACGAGATTACCGCCGCTTTCGTCGAAGGATTCATCGAAGGAGAAGGGCACGTCTCTGCGTCGCAACGCGAGATAACGGTTGCGTCGATGAGCGAGGAGCTTCTCGAAGGAGTCCGGTCGCTCCTGCTTCAGCACGCTATTACATCCCAGTTACACGAGCGGCACAACGGAAGCTACCGGCTCCGTATCAGCGGCGCACAATTCGACCGCTACGTTACTGAGATCGGGTTCGTCACCGAACGGAAACAGTCCGCAGCGGAGGAGCATCTCGAAACGGATCGCAATACGAACGTGGACGTGATTCCAAACGTTGGTCCGACGCTTCGTCGACTACGTGAGTCACTGGGACTGACACAGTACGAGTGCGGTGTCCCACGGAGTACGTACCGACACTACGAAGCCGAAAGTCGGAAGCCAAGTCGGCAGGCTCTTAAGCGAATTGTCGACGCGTTCGAGGACGCGTGTGGATCTCCCGTCGACGGCGACACCGACGTTCTCGCCAAAACAGACGGCGGGGCCACCGCACGCAACATTGCCGCGCTCCGGCGACTCGCGGAGAGCGATATCCGCTGGGATCGGATCGAGTCCATCGAGCGAGTTGAAAGCGAGGACGAGTGGGTGTACGACCTCGAGGTCGAAGGGACTCACAACTACGTCTCGAACGGGGTCGTCTCACATAACTCTCAGATGATTTCGTATGTAGAAAACATCGCGCCCCGATCGGTCTACACCTCCGGGAAGGGCTCCTCGGCGGCGGGGCTCACCGCGGCCGCGGTACGCGACGACTTCGGCGACGGTCAGCAGTGGTCGCTCGAGGCCGGCGCGCTCGTCTTAGCCGACAAGGGGATCGCCGCAGTCGACGAACTCGATAAGATGGATTCGAGCGACCGCTCCGCGATGCACGAGGGGCTCGAACAGCAGAAGATCTCCGTCTCGAAGGCGGGGATCAACGCGACGCTGAAGGCGCGGTGTTCGCTGCTCGGCGCGGCGAACCCGAAGTACGGGCGGTTCGACCAGTACGAGCCGATCGGGGAGCAGATCGACTTGGAGCCCGCGCTCATCTCGCGGTTCGACCTGATCTTCACGGTGACCGACCAGCCGGACCCCGAACACGACTCCCGGCTGGCGAAACACATCATCAAGACGAACTACGCCGGCGAGCTCAACACCCAACGCGAGGAGCTGGCGACCTCCGAGTTCACCTCGGATCAGGTCGCGGAGGTGACCCAGGAGGTCGCCCCGGCGATCGACGCCGAACTGCTTCGGAAGTACATCGCGCACGCGAAACGCTCCTGTTACCCGACGATGACGGAGGAGGCGAAGGAGCTCATCGAGGAGTTCTACGTCGACCTCCGCTCGAAGGGCGCCGACGAGGACGCGCCGGTTCCGGTCACCGCTCGGAAGCTGGAGGCACTCGTCCGGCTCTCGGAGGCGAGCGCGCGGGTTCGCCTCTCCGATACGGTCGACCGCGAGGACGCCGACCGCGCGACCGACATCGTCGAGTCGTGTCTCCAGGACATCGGGGTCGACCCGGAGACGGGCCAGTTCGACGCCGACGTCGTCGAGACGGGCACCTCGAAGAGCCAGCGCGACCGCATCAAGAACATCAAGGGACTCATCGCGGACATCGAGACGGAGTACGAGGAGGGCGCGCCCGTCGACGAGGTCCTCGACCGCGCGGGCGAGATCGGTATGGACCCCGGAAAGGCCGAACAGGAGATCGAGAAGCTCCGGACCAAAGGCGAAGTGTACGAGCCACAGCAGGGTCACCTGCGGACGACGTAG
- a CDS encoding DEAD/DEAH box helicase, producing MKVADAVPEFADAFGFEEFNRMQREALPGIVETDHNVVASAPTASGKTALAELAICRTLAAGGTALFVAPLRALTNEKESEWERFEELGYSVYVVSGERDLNPRRAERADVLVTTPEKADSATRKHDSARYSFITDVDCVVIDEVHLLDSEKRGAVLEVTVSRLRRLQDPRVVALSATMPNVDDVAEWLDAPPETTYSFGEEYRPVDLETGVKTYSHGSNAFADKYRRLYRAIDLAEPHVREDGQALVFVSSRQDTVQAAKKARDEITERDVPIDSRGDYDFHNDAKELSNDTLRQSVLDGVGFHHAGLSKGDRDRVEAWFKEGKIKLLFSTSTLAWGVNLPARCVVIRDTKYHDPLEGETDISPLDVLQMLGRAGRPGYDDVGYGWVVCDRADADKYRTLLREGKEIESRLAAELESHLNAEVAMGTIRGLEDVMEWLETTFYYVRARSEPEAYDFATLRDRVRDALDSLVEEGFVAADDDLAVEPTTLGRLASKYYMRLETARQFRDLAERDRLTVDSVLETVAAAGEFDSVSARSAESDAVDRILDGRDTDLKDGHRKVFAILLAGMADATPSDLRSDAWVIRQNALRLLAALSEFLDRFSGPRAANLACRIEARVEHGVSREAVALTAIDGVGSGRAERLADAGLTSPAAVVDAGADGLSNAGMSDSVAERIVEAARECPRIDVDWGAFPETIAVGENELCEVGVSTAGGGARVGIRVTVNDVEMTETATYLDGETTTPVGVFGPPDADELEFVVEVVFPDLPLMPVRASRTVRVE from the coding sequence ATGAAGGTCGCGGACGCGGTGCCGGAGTTCGCCGACGCCTTCGGGTTCGAGGAGTTCAACCGGATGCAACGCGAGGCGCTGCCGGGGATCGTCGAGACCGACCACAACGTCGTCGCGTCCGCGCCGACCGCCTCGGGGAAGACGGCGCTCGCCGAGCTCGCGATCTGTCGGACCCTCGCCGCGGGGGGAACGGCGCTGTTCGTCGCGCCGCTCCGCGCGCTCACGAACGAGAAGGAGAGCGAGTGGGAGCGATTCGAGGAGCTCGGCTACTCCGTGTACGTCGTCTCCGGCGAGCGCGACCTCAACCCCCGGCGCGCCGAGCGCGCCGACGTGCTCGTCACGACGCCCGAGAAGGCCGACAGCGCGACCCGGAAACACGACTCCGCGCGCTACTCCTTCATCACCGATGTCGACTGCGTCGTCATCGACGAGGTCCACCTGCTCGACTCCGAGAAGCGCGGAGCCGTGTTGGAGGTCACCGTCTCGCGGCTCCGGCGGCTCCAGGACCCCCGCGTCGTCGCGCTCTCGGCGACGATGCCGAACGTCGACGACGTGGCCGAGTGGCTCGACGCGCCGCCCGAGACGACCTACTCGTTCGGCGAGGAGTATCGCCCGGTCGACTTAGAGACCGGCGTCAAGACGTACAGTCACGGCTCGAACGCCTTCGCCGACAAGTACCGCCGGCTCTACCGGGCGATCGACTTGGCCGAGCCGCACGTCCGCGAGGACGGGCAGGCGCTCGTGTTCGTCTCCTCGCGACAGGACACGGTCCAGGCGGCGAAGAAGGCGCGCGACGAGATCACGGAACGGGACGTCCCGATCGACTCGCGGGGCGACTACGACTTCCACAACGACGCGAAGGAGCTCTCGAACGACACCCTGCGACAGTCCGTCCTCGACGGCGTCGGCTTCCACCACGCCGGGCTCTCGAAGGGGGACCGCGACCGCGTCGAGGCGTGGTTCAAGGAGGGGAAGATCAAGCTGCTCTTCTCGACGTCCACGCTCGCGTGGGGTGTGAACCTCCCCGCGCGCTGCGTCGTCATCCGCGACACGAAGTACCACGATCCCCTGGAGGGGGAGACCGACATCTCGCCGCTCGACGTGCTCCAGATGCTCGGGCGGGCGGGCCGTCCCGGCTACGACGACGTGGGGTACGGCTGGGTGGTGTGTGACCGCGCGGACGCCGACAAGTACCGAACCCTCCTCCGGGAGGGCAAGGAGATCGAGTCGCGGCTCGCGGCGGAGCTGGAGTCGCACCTCAACGCCGAGGTCGCGATGGGGACGATCCGCGGACTGGAGGACGTGATGGAGTGGCTGGAGACGACGTTCTACTACGTCCGCGCGCGCTCGGAGCCGGAGGCGTACGACTTCGCGACCCTCCGCGACCGCGTGCGCGACGCCCTCGACTCGCTCGTCGAGGAGGGATTCGTCGCGGCCGACGACGACCTCGCGGTCGAGCCGACGACGCTGGGGCGGCTCGCCTCGAAATACTACATGCGTCTCGAGACCGCCCGACAGTTCCGCGACCTCGCGGAGCGCGACCGGCTCACGGTCGATTCGGTGCTCGAGACGGTCGCCGCCGCCGGCGAGTTCGACTCGGTCTCGGCGCGCTCCGCCGAGTCGGACGCGGTCGACCGGATCCTCGACGGCCGCGACACCGACCTCAAGGACGGCCACCGGAAGGTGTTCGCCATCCTGCTCGCGGGGATGGCCGACGCGACCCCCTCGGACCTCCGCTCGGACGCCTGGGTGATCCGCCAGAACGCCCTGCGGCTGCTCGCCGCCCTCTCGGAGTTCCTCGACCGCTTCTCGGGCCCGCGGGCGGCCAACCTCGCGTGCCGGATCGAGGCGCGGGTCGAACACGGCGTCTCCCGCGAGGCGGTCGCGCTCACCGCCATCGACGGCGTCGGCTCCGGGCGCGCCGAGCGGCTCGCCGACGCCGGACTGACCTCGCCGGCCGCGGTCGTCGACGCCGGGGCCGACGGGCTGTCGAACGCCGGGATGAGCGACTCGGTGGCCGAGCGGATCGTCGAGGCCGCCCGCGAGTGCCCCCGGATCGACGTCGACTGGGGCGCGTTCCCCGAGACCATCGCCGTCGGCGAGAACGAGCTGTGCGAGGTCGGCGTCTCGACCGCGGGCGGCGGCGCGCGCGTCGGGATCCGCGTCACCGTCAACGACGTGGAGATGACCGAGACCGCGACGTACCTCGACGGGGAGACGACGACGCCGGTCGGCGTGTTCGGCCCCCCGGACGCCGACGAACTCGAGTTCGTCGTCGAGGTGGTCTTCCCCGACCTGCCGCTGATGCCCGTGCGCGCGAGTCGAACCGTTCGCGTGGAGTAG
- a CDS encoding PAS domain-containing sensor histidine kinase has product MDDEGTPEHEGVSADERVREHDRARDDERSRYAAAVVDAIRDGAYVLDADRVRVFANDRLREVTGFDDGLLLAKHPERLVEAGYWPEDEGDRHRDAVERVLAGDSREERIQLTTTLADGSSVTTETRLTPLTPDDLDRTGDGDAPGDGDVPGERDGSIDGDAPRDPDTADAPIVGVVGVIRDVTARVERERELERLNERLERLSGFLSHDLRNPLSVAQGYVDLTRETGEVERLDSAEEALDRIGALIDDALVLARDPSAIDVDETAVDLGALARDCRESGDFGEQPAEATLAVENGGPVYGDPTLLRRALGNLLSNAFEHAGEAPTVRVGVDDRGVYVADDGPGLPEEEREAVTEFGVSKDGGTGIGLAIVERVAAAHGWTLEVGESRAGGFEARLVGAEPTA; this is encoded by the coding sequence ATGGACGACGAGGGGACCCCAGAGCACGAGGGGGTCTCGGCGGACGAGCGAGTTCGCGAGCACGACCGGGCCCGAGACGACGAGCGATCCCGGTACGCGGCCGCGGTCGTCGACGCCATCCGCGACGGGGCGTACGTGCTCGACGCCGACCGCGTCCGGGTGTTCGCCAACGACCGCCTCCGGGAGGTGACGGGCTTCGACGACGGCCTCCTCCTCGCGAAACACCCCGAGCGGCTCGTCGAGGCGGGGTACTGGCCGGAAGACGAGGGCGACCGGCACCGCGACGCGGTCGAACGCGTCCTCGCGGGCGACTCCCGTGAGGAGCGGATCCAGCTGACGACGACGCTCGCCGACGGGTCGTCGGTGACCACGGAGACGCGGCTCACGCCGCTGACACCCGACGATCTCGATCGGACCGGCGACGGAGACGCCCCGGGCGACGGAGACGTCCCGGGCGAGAGAGACGGCTCCATCGATGGAGACGCCCCGCGGGACCCGGACACAGCCGACGCGCCGATCGTCGGCGTCGTCGGGGTCATCCGCGACGTCACGGCTCGCGTCGAGCGCGAGCGCGAACTCGAGCGGCTCAACGAGCGGCTCGAGCGGCTCTCCGGGTTCCTCTCACACGACCTGCGGAACCCGCTCTCGGTCGCGCAGGGGTACGTCGACCTGACCCGCGAGACCGGCGAGGTGGAGCGGTTGGACTCCGCCGAGGAGGCGCTCGACCGGATCGGAGCGCTGATCGACGACGCGCTGGTGTTGGCGCGCGACCCGTCGGCGATAGACGTCGACGAGACCGCGGTCGATCTCGGCGCCCTCGCGCGCGACTGCCGGGAGTCCGGCGACTTCGGGGAGCAGCCGGCCGAGGCGACGCTCGCCGTGGAGAACGGGGGACCGGTGTACGGGGATCCGACCCTCCTCCGGCGGGCGCTCGGGAACCTGCTCTCGAACGCCTTCGAGCACGCCGGGGAGGCTCCGACGGTTCGGGTCGGCGTCGACGATCGCGGCGTGTACGTCGCCGACGACGGTCCGGGCCTTCCCGAGGAGGAGCGGGAGGCGGTGACCGAGTTCGGCGTCTCCAAGGACGGCGGAACCGGGATCGGGCTCGCCATCGTCGAGCGCGTCGCGGCCGCTCACGGCTGGACGCTGGAGGTCGGCGAGTCGCGGGCGGGCGGGTTCGAGGCGCGGCTGGTCGGCGCGGAACCGACGGCATAA